A segment of the Meriones unguiculatus strain TT.TT164.6M chromosome 10, Bangor_MerUng_6.1, whole genome shotgun sequence genome:
GTTTCAAATTAGCATCAGGAGAGTGTCTAGAGActaaagagggaaggggaggagggccaaGGCCAAGAAGtgtaaatgaaagagaaaggaaaggtaggGCAATATTTATGGGTTCTTTCTAAagagaatttttcatgttctgtgcCTTCTCACCTCCAATTCCACTGTATATCTCAAAATTACAGACAGGGATGCTGCATTTGGGGCTGCACAGGTCCCCAAGGGCATGCCTGCCCAGTCCCAGGAGCTACCATTTGTTTCTCACAGCCAGGCAGGGAGAAATGGTCCATGAACCCACTTAGAATGGAACAGAGGCACAGGAGGAATTTGTTCAAATTAAAATTACACAGTGATTAAACTAGGGCGTTAGTCCAAATCCAGTGTTATTTtcagaagttaatttttttttttttttgagacagggaattTTGATTCCaggccctggcagtcctggaatccgccatgtagaccaggttagcctcaaactcacagagacccacctgcctctacctcccaagttctgggattagtGTGTGCCATTATGCCCAGCTAGttgataaacttttttttaaagatttacttattgcatatacaatgttctatctgcatgaacacctgcacataagaagagggcaccagatctcactatagatggttgtgagccattatgtggtggctgagaattgaactcaggacctctggaagagcagccagtgctgttaacctctgagccatctctccagccccagctaaaGAACTCTTAATAACAAGTTTTTATGTAAAGTTTAAGCTATATTACTATCACTCAGTAACATTCAACATTCTTGAGCACCACCATACACCAGGACAGGAAGAGACACTGGGAAGCAGAAAAGTCAGCaacttgggttcagttcctatCTTCTGGAGTTTGTAGTCTAATTTTGTACAGAAAGAGGGACTTCTAGTGCTATTCCAAGTAGGTACATGGAGAGCTGCACAACTAGGACATTATCAGCCACAGACCTGAGGGAGCTGGCAGTGTGGATGGCAGGAGCAGCGTCCTGGCTTGCTTGAGGAAGATGGGTAAAATGAAGAAGGAACAGTGCCTTTGCACTTAGAATTCCAGAGCGCTTCTTTCCTCATCCAAGACAGCAGTCCTTCTCACTCTTCCTGGAAGCCTGAGAGCACCAGGAAAGGGCTGgcctagggtttttgttttttagataggGAAGTCTATGAGTTTTGAGAGTATGGAATCTTACTGTGCAAACACTATTGATCAAAATGCCCTACTAGTTTTTCTTCTGGACATACAATGTGTTCCCTCTCATTGGTTTCCATAGATGAGGAGTGGACAGCAGGGATCACTATCTATTCACCGCAACAGATCATCAAGCTTTATGTTGGAAGCCACTGGTATGCAACCACCCTTCAGACCCTGATGAAGGTACTACTATGAGCCTCAGCTATCCTCCCACTTTGGCTTCTCCACCTGAACATCTTTGGGACTCATCACATGACCTTCACACAGCTTCCAGTGCTGCTTAGCATAAGAACCTTTTCCCAGTTCCCTACCAAGAATGTTCTGATTCTATAGGTAGAAATGTGATGAGCAGCATATTTGAAAGGCCTCATGAATGTGGGTAGAGAAGGGGCTGGTTCTCAGGGCTCTGGACCAAGAAGGAGGTAGGGTTGAGTTCCAAAGCCCAGGTGTGGGGAGAGGGACTCCCAGAAGCTAAAGCAGAGGCAATGTGTCTCTCCCTAGATTCTCCCTACTCTGTTTCCCTCTAGCCAATTTACAAGGAGATGGAAATCCCCAAACCTGTTCCTTACTAAAACACAAGACCTTGGGGCCGATTCTGATATCTAACCCCCTCCTCTAGTATCCAGAACTGCTATCCAACACTCAGAGAGTATACTGGATCACCTATGGACAGACCTTGCTCATCCACGGTGATGGCCAAATGTTCCGACACATTCTCAACTTCTTGAGACTTGGAAAACTGTTTTTACCATCAGAATTTAAGTAAGCTAATCCAAGAAACCAGATTCCAAAACTACCAAGGCTGATGCTCCTTGTAGCAAAAACGAACCCTCAGTTGTAGCCTTTTGGGAGGAGGTTCTATTAATTTCAACATGGGCATTATTGCACAAGGCAGCTCATTTAGGGGCTTGTGtgtccctttccctagtccaccaTCTCCTTGTCATCTGCAGGGAATGGCCTCTCTTCTGCCAGGAGGTGGAGGAGTATCATATTCCAGCCCTCTCAGAAGCCCTTGTACAGTGTGAGGCATACAAGTAAGCAGACTTAGCTCTGAATTTTGTGTTTCTTCTTAGAAATGTTCTCACGTGACAGTGGGACCTACTCTGCTCATAGTTGAGGGAGGAGGTTGGTTAAATAATATCAgtgttgggactggagagatggctcaatggttaagagtactgttcgcccaaaggacccaggttcaattcccagcacccacatggccgctcacaactgtctgtaacctcaattccaagggatctgacaccttcatactaatgcacataaaaaatttaaaattttagggctggagagatggctcagaggttaaaaacactggctgttcttccaaaggtcctgagttcaattcccagtaaccacatggtggcttgtaaccatctataatgagatctggtgccctcttctggcctgcagacaaaTGTACAGGCAGTatagtgtataaataataaatatattatttaaaaaaataataatgtcagTATTAGCTGATGTCCTATGCAAAACCCTTTGAAGGCCCCCTTTCATCCACTGTCTATAATTAATTACTAATTTCCAGCCAGTGGACAGGCCTGACCAATTAGCTGATGGGCTGGTGGAAGCTTCTTCTCACTAACTAATCCCTCTTGGTCTCTATAGGTCATGGACTCAGGAAAAAGAATCTGAAAATGAAGAAGCTTTTCCCATTAGAAAGCTGCATGTGGTGACAGAAGGGACAGGGCCAATGGTAGAGTTCAGTAGAGACACCAAGGAAGTAAGCCCCAGCATACTTTGGTTGGTGTTGTCCTTAACCATCCCCACCACAGGGCTCAAGGGACAGGCCCAGCTACTTAGGAGCTGGTGTAGTAAAAGAATAGGACCCACTCACATGTGTTACTAGTATAAGAATTTGTTTCTGAGCCTTAAGGAGGCACAGGGTTGTGCAAGCCACTTGTGGCCTGGAATGACAATCTCTGCTTTTGGAATATGAAAGTTGGGCTGGTACCACTCCCTTTCAGATGGAGTAAACTTAAATGGTGACCCATCTCAGGGGATATGATTATTCTGGGTGAGCAGGTTGTATTAAAGCCCAGTTTTGGTTCTTGGGAAGACTTCGATAAAGTACAACAGGCCCATAGTTACTGTGCCCCTCTCTCCCCAGACCACAGCTTGCATGCCTGTGGACTTCCAAGAATGCAGTGACAGGACTCCATGGAACAAGGCCAAAGGAAACCTGACAAGGTCCAGCCAGATGGAAGAGGCTGAACAGTATACCCGGACTATTCAGGTCTCGCTATGCAGAAATGCCAAGAGGGGGGGCAATCCCAGCACATACTCACACTGTTCTGGCTTATGTGCCAACCCCAGACACTGGGGCAGTCACTCTGAGAGTCCTCCCAAAAAGAAGTGCACCACTATAAACCTCACCCAGAAACCTGATGCTAAAGACCCTCCTGTTACCCCCATGCAAAAACTCATATCTTTGGTAAGGGAATGGGACATGGTCAACTGTAAACAGTGGGAATTCCAGCCACTGACAGCCTCCCGGAGCAGCTCTTTGGAGGAAGCTACCCTGCATGTCCCCTCAGGAAGTGAGGCTGCTTCCCAACCTGGTACCTCAGCTGCCTGGAAAGCTCATTCCGTATCCTCAGAGAAGGATACTGGTGCCCAGCCTGGGCCTGGTGCTGGAGTGAAAGACAAAGGTCCAGAGCCAACCTTTAAGCCATACTTCCCAACGAAGAGAGCTGTCACCCTAAAGGATTGGGGCAAGCAGAGGCCCAAGGAGAGAGGTGAGTCTGATCCCATTCTTAACACATCTCATTTcaacaaaaaaagatttcttGGCTAAGGCCACAGAGGGTTAGTGACAAAGCAGGAATCGGAACCTCCTACTCTTTTATGCCAACTCTGTGCCAGGCAGTGGGTATAGAAATGAGTGGTACATGGGCTTGACTAGAGGAGCTAAGAGATCATGTAAGGTGGAGTGATAAGCATTGTGAGGAAATGAGAAGCTAGGAAATAGGAATAGAAAAGAGGCCAGCCACTGGGAAGTCAGCAGGGCAGGGAAGAGAACATCTGGGACTTTGTGGAGGTGCAGGGCACTGCTCTAGCTGGAGGCCTGGTCTCCAGTGTACAAGCCATAGAAGTGATGCTGAAGACAGCAGTAATAAGGCCAGGTCTTACAGGCCAACTTCAGAATATGGTGTTCCATTCTGATGTCAATATGGATGAACAACCCCTGAAGGTTTTTTTTCCTAAGGGAGCACATGATGAGGTGTATGGTTCTGAAGCTTAAACAGGGACAGAGGAAGTATGATCATAGGAGGCAAACTATCAGCAGCACGGTTGGATTCCAGGCTGGGTGAAGGATGCTGAGCAGTGGAGGAAGGCAGGGAATCAGAGGTGCTACCGAGAGGCCAGCTATCTAGGTTGGTGTGAGCAAGTGAAAGGGCCTTTAATCAAGTGGACGAACAAAGAAAACAGACCTCTGAGAAAGGCACAACATGGCATGTGAGATAGTATGGCCCTTTCAGGAGGGCCTTTGGGGACTGACCTTAAGATAGCTTATGGCCAGCAGTGGGAAGAAAGTCCAGGGAAGTTTGCTGAGAAGTTAGATTATTATTAGTCATGTTAGATTatttcctctgcctccagaactCCATCCTATTAGACTCTTACCTTTCCTTCTAGTAACCTGGGTCCTGCTTCGAGGCTTTTTGGACTCTGTGAGTCGTAAGTTGGCCTGTCAAACTTTAGGGCAGCACATCCCATTCTTCCAGAGCAGAGAAACAAGAAAGGCTGCTCAGAAAGGTCTGCTCACTTTTTAGTTTTATAGCTTCCAAGTCTTCCACTGGGCTTTTGCTGGTCATACTTGATTCTAGTTTTAATTTGAAGATTCATAGAGTTCTGAAACTCAGGATTGGGCTTGTAACAGTGCCAGGATAATGAAGCGATGAGGTCAGGGTACTATTTTCAAAAAGCAGAATTCTGGAAGTTATAAATGAATATACTGATTTGTCACCAGAAGACTCCTCTTTGCTTGCACTCTGAGCCTAGGCTCCCAAGCCTAAGAAGAACCCTTCTCTATTTTTACAGAAAACCCTGCCCCTGAGCAGCCTCTGCCTAATGTTAATGGAATAGACAACCCAGGGGCCATCCTCAAAGTGACTCACCCCCCAGTGGTGGGTAGCGATGGCTCTTGCATGTTCTTTGAAGACAGCATCATCTACACCACTCAGATGGATAACATCAAGCATACACCACTGGCAGCTAGCCCCCAACCTCGAGGTGAGGCTTTGGAGCCACACAAGGCCTTGTACTTTGCTTGTGAAGATGCAAAGCTCATTCATACCCGGGGTATTAGTGAATGtcctggaggcaaaggcagatggatctctgtgagtttgaggccaccctggtctacaaagccagtccagaacagccaaggctacacagagaaaccttgtccccaAAAAATTTTTAGAAAGTGAATATCACTTGAGAGCTCTACACTTCTTCTGCCCTGTGATTGTCTCTAAGGCCTTAGCTATGGACAGATTTAGCCATATCTACTCTGTCTTTCACAGAAGTGACTTTCCTGAGCTTCTCTCTGTCCTGGGAAGAGATGTTTTATGCACAGAAATGTCACCGCTTCCTGACTGACATCATCTTGGATTCCATCAGGCAAAAGGACCCCAAAGCTATCACAGCCAAGGTGGTGTCCCTAGCCTACCGGCTGTGGGTAAGTACGATGAGCCTTGGGGTACCCTGTTTCTTCTCCACATATCCCCTTGCCTTGCAATAAATAGTGTAAGACAAGAGGATGAATGGAAGCAACCAGGGACAGAAGAGTAGCTGgaaaggcagggagggaaaagaatGCAGAAGCTGGGAGCTGGTCACAGCCCTGCCTGACTGTGGGCTCTCTTGGTAGACACTGAACATCAGCCCCAAGCAGTTTGTGGTGGATTTGCTGGCCATCGCTGGCTTCAAGGATGACCGGCACACTCAGGAGCGTTTGTACAGCTGGGTAGAGGTGAGGCCTACCTGCCCTGTATAGGGAATGGCAATTCTGTGATGCTTCACATGGATGCTGTTGCTGCCAGCCGGGTGCTGTCATCTAGAAAGCTAGCCAGCTGAGTCAGTGGTCCCTGGTCCCACGGAGGTAGATGGCTGAGGGTAACCAATCAAGACTAGTCAAAAAGCAACATTTAGGAAACGGtttttattgtcttcctctaatGACACCAACTATGCCTTCACTACTAACAACCCTGGTCACATTTGGAAGCACATATTAATGCAAACACATGGACATGGAATTAGGCCTTTACAGCCAGTAATAGCTACATCCCCTACTTAGCTATGGTAtcaccttttgtttttatttaagacCATCTGCAGCATCTCTtaggatttaattttattttacatgtgtgggtgttttgcctgcatgaatgtttGTGCACTGTGTGCAGGTAGTGCCCTTAGGGGGCAGAGGAGGGTGTTAGACCCttggaaactggagttacagacaactcttagccaccatgtggatgctggaagcCAAACTGAGTTCTCTGCTAGagcggcaagtgctcttaaccagagTTAACTTCCCAGCCCATAAACCATTTTCCAAATAGCATTTTgagtggttttattttattttattttattttgtgtgtgtgtgggggggggtgagatagggtttccctgtatagacctagctgtcctagaactcactatgttggTAGATcccgctggcctcaaacttacagagatcagtctgcctttgcctcccagtgctgggattaaaggtgtgcatgcatgactgaaaaaaaatttttttttgtaaagaaaaaggacaaaagAATTGTCAAGGTTTCAGAATTTTCCCTCCTACtcattttggttttgctgtataGGGGATTGAGCCCTGGGTATCATGCACCCAGCCAAGTATTCATATTCTAGCCACCCGCTTTTTAAAGTTTGAGGCACAGTGTAGCTAAACTGCctactctggccttgaactcattttgtagataaatcaaggttttaattttttctcttctgattcTATAGAATAATTTTAGCATTATATGTGTGAAAGATTTAGCAAATTTCTCAGTAACCTGGCTTTTTATAATCAAGTATATAATGATAATGTCATTCACCTTAAACATATGACTACCCAATTACTGGTAGCTCTCTTGCTTGTATGTTATTTATAAAGGTAAAGCCAGCATCTATGGCTAAAAATTAGACACAAGCAccaggaagcactttttttttttttttttttttttttttttttttttttttttactgtcattGTGCTCAGCATTCTTGTAGCCAGAGCCCTGTGAGATGCTTTAGGGCAGAACTTAGCTTAGAGTACCAAAGGTTCCCTATAATaaagctctctctttctcttcccctactCAGATGAGGGAGCCCCTCTCA
Coding sequences within it:
- the Kctd19 gene encoding BTB/POZ domain-containing protein KCTD19 isoform X1, producing the protein MEEPGMPHESAEDLFHFNVGGWHFSVPRSKLAQFPDSLLWREASALTSSENQRLFIDRDGSTFRHVHYYLYTSKLSFSSCAELNLLYEQALGLQLMPLLQTLDNLKEGKHHLRVRPADIPVAERASLNYWRTWKCISKPSEFPIKSPAFTGLHDKAPLGLMDTPLLDTEEEVHYCFLPLDLVAKYPSLVTEDNLLWLAETVALIECECSEFRFIVNFLRSHKILLPDNFSNIDVLEAEVEILEIPELTEAVRLYRMNMGGCSRTSCPPPSPGKGVRTASVESVKPLYMMALGLLVKYPDSALGQLRIESTLDGSRLYITGNGVLFQHVKNWLGTCRLPLTETISEVYELCAFLDKRDITYEPMKVALKTHLEPRTLPPMDVLNEEWTAGITIYSPQQIIKLYVGSHWYATTLQTLMKYPELLSNTQRVYWITYGQTLLIHGDGQMFRHILNFLRLGKLFLPSEFKEWPLFCQEVEEYHIPALSEALVQCEAYKSWTQEKESENEEAFPIRKLHVVTEGTGPMVEFSRDTKETTACMPVDFQECSDRTPWNKAKGNLTRSSQMEEAEQYTRTIQVSLCRNAKRGGNPSTYSHCSGLCANPRHWGSHSESPPKKKCTTINLTQKPDAKDPPVTPMQKLISLVREWDMVNCKQWEFQPLTASRSSSLEEATLHVPSGSEAASQPGTSAAWKAHSVSSEKDTGAQPGPGAGVKDKGPEPTFKPYFPTKRAVTLKDWGKQRPKERENPAPEQPLPNVNGIDNPGAILKVTHPPVVGSDGSCMFFEDSIIYTTQMDNIKHTPLAASPQPREVTFLSFSLSWEEMFYAQKCHRFLTDIILDSIRQKDPKAITAKVVSLAYRLWTLNISPKQFVVDLLAIAGFKDDRHTQERLYSWVELTLPFARKYGRCVDLLIQRGLSRSVSYSVLGKYLQEG
- the Kctd19 gene encoding BTB/POZ domain-containing protein KCTD19 isoform X2 — translated: MPHESAEDLFHFNVGGWHFSVPRSKLAQFPDSLLWREASALTSSENQRLFIDRDGSTFRHVHYYLYTSKLSFSSCAELNLLYEQALGLQLMPLLQTLDNLKEGKHHLRVRPADIPVAERASLNYWRTWKCISKPSEFPIKSPAFTGLHDKAPLGLMDTPLLDTEEEVHYCFLPLDLVAKYPSLVTEDNLLWLAETVALIECECSEFRFIVNFLRSHKILLPDNFSNIDVLEAEVEILEIPELTEAVRLYRMNMGGCSRTSCPPPSPGKGVRTASVESVKPLYMMALGLLVKYPDSALGQLRIESTLDGSRLYITGNGVLFQHVKNWLGTCRLPLTETISEVYELCAFLDKRDITYEPMKVALKTHLEPRTLPPMDVLNEEWTAGITIYSPQQIIKLYVGSHWYATTLQTLMKYPELLSNTQRVYWITYGQTLLIHGDGQMFRHILNFLRLGKLFLPSEFKEWPLFCQEVEEYHIPALSEALVQCEAYKSWTQEKESENEEAFPIRKLHVVTEGTGPMVEFSRDTKETTACMPVDFQECSDRTPWNKAKGNLTRSSQMEEAEQYTRTIQVSLCRNAKRGGNPSTYSHCSGLCANPRHWGSHSESPPKKKCTTINLTQKPDAKDPPVTPMQKLISLVREWDMVNCKQWEFQPLTASRSSSLEEATLHVPSGSEAASQPGTSAAWKAHSVSSEKDTGAQPGPGAGVKDKGPEPTFKPYFPTKRAVTLKDWGKQRPKERENPAPEQPLPNVNGIDNPGAILKVTHPPVVGSDGSCMFFEDSIIYTTQMDNIKHTPLAASPQPREVTFLSFSLSWEEMFYAQKCHRFLTDIILDSIRQKDPKAITAKVVSLAYRLWTLNISPKQFVVDLLAIAGFKDDRHTQERLYSWVELTLPFARKYGRCVDLLIQRGLSRSVSYSVLGKYLQEG